One window of bacterium genomic DNA carries:
- a CDS encoding cytochrome P450, translated as MNREALLRSGTDNKHLGFGAGTHACSGMPLVSLELREMMLRILDRFPTIRPANPGRAPNWMDNPTFHGLRSLPVQFEL; from the coding sequence ATGAACCGTGAAGCTCTTCTTAGAAGTGGGACAGATAACAAGCATCTCGGATTTGGCGCTGGAACCCACGCTTGTTCAGGGATGCCACTTGTTTCTCTTGAATTACGAGAGATGATGCTTAGAATCCTGGATAGATTTCCGACAATTCGGCCAGCAAATCCCGGGCGGGCTCCAAATTGGATGGATAATCCAACGTTTCATGGCTTGCGATCTCTTCCTGTTCAATTTGAGCTTTGA